A single genomic interval of Ruminococcus sp. NK3A76 harbors:
- the serC gene encoding 3-phosphoserine/phosphohydroxythreonine transaminase: MGRVYNFSAGPAVLPEEVLKEAAEEMLDYKGTGMSVMEMSHRSKAYDAIIKEAEADLRDLMNIPDNYKVIFLQGGASLVFAEVPMNLMKKGKAAYIITGQWAKKAAAEAEKYGEVVRVASSADKTFSYIPDCSDLDIPEDVDYVYICENNTIYGTKFWQLPNTKGHELVADVSSCFLSEPVDVTKYGVIYGGVQKNVGPAGVQIVIVREDLIADGPAFKQTPTMCDWKIQADNDSLYNTPPCYGIYICGKVFKWIKKMGGLEGMKAHNEKKAKILYDFLDESKMFKGTVVKEDRSLMNVPFITGDEELDKKFVAEAKAAGFENLKGHRTVGGMRASIYNAMPIEGVEKLVEFMKKFEAENS; the protein is encoded by the coding sequence ATGGGTAGAGTTTATAACTTCAGTGCAGGCCCTGCCGTGCTTCCCGAGGAAGTGCTCAAAGAGGCTGCAGAGGAAATGCTCGATTATAAGGGCACAGGCATGAGCGTTATGGAGATGAGCCACCGTTCAAAGGCTTATGATGCCATAATCAAGGAAGCTGAGGCTGACCTCAGAGACCTTATGAATATTCCCGATAACTATAAGGTAATATTCTTACAGGGCGGTGCTTCCCTCGTGTTCGCAGAGGTTCCGATGAACCTTATGAAGAAGGGTAAGGCTGCATACATCATCACAGGTCAGTGGGCTAAGAAGGCTGCTGCTGAGGCTGAGAAGTACGGCGAGGTTGTCAGAGTTGCTTCCTCCGCTGATAAGACATTCAGCTATATCCCTGATTGCTCCGACCTCGATATCCCTGAGGATGTTGACTATGTATATATCTGCGAGAACAATACTATCTACGGTACAAAGTTCTGGCAGCTCCCCAATACAAAGGGCCATGAGCTCGTAGCAGACGTATCCTCCTGCTTCCTTTCCGAGCCTGTAGACGTTACTAAGTACGGCGTTATCTACGGCGGCGTTCAGAAGAACGTTGGTCCTGCCGGTGTTCAGATCGTTATCGTAAGAGAAGACCTTATCGCTGACGGCCCTGCATTCAAGCAGACACCTACAATGTGTGACTGGAAGATCCAGGCTGATAATGACTCTCTCTATAATACACCTCCCTGCTACGGTATCTATATCTGCGGTAAGGTGTTCAAGTGGATCAAGAAGATGGGCGGCCTTGAGGGCATGAAGGCTCATAACGAGAAGAAGGCTAAGATCCTCTATGATTTCCTTGACGAGAGCAAGATGTTCAAGGGCACAGTTGTTAAGGAAGACCGTTCGCTCATGAACGTTCCCTTCATAACAGGCGATGAGGAGCTTGATAAGAAGTTCGTAGCTGAGGCTAAGGCTGCCGGCTTTGAGAACCTTAAGGGTCACAGAACAGTTGGCGGTATGAGAGCTTCTATCTATAACGCTATGCCTATCGAGGGCGTAGAAAAGCTCGTAGAGTTCATGAAGAAGTTTGAAGCAGAAAATTCGTAA
- a CDS encoding type II toxin-antitoxin system prevent-host-death family antitoxin: MQIIPIRELKNTVEIERRCAEENGPVFITKNGYGRLVVMDIEYYERTMQKMYEASLVTEGLADLNAGKTSDGRKTVSEIRSKYGL; encoded by the coding sequence ATGCAGATAATACCAATAAGAGAACTAAAAAATACAGTCGAGATAGAGCGCCGTTGTGCAGAGGAAAACGGCCCTGTGTTCATAACAAAAAACGGCTATGGCAGACTTGTTGTTATGGATATTGAATACTATGAGCGCACAATGCAGAAGATGTATGAAGCAAGCCTTGTTACCGAGGGTCTTGCAGACCTTAATGCAGGAAAAACATCAGACGGTAGGAAAACTGTCAGCGAAATAAGGAGTAAATATGGCTTGTGA
- a CDS encoding type II toxin-antitoxin system RelE/ParE family toxin, translated as MACDYELTDKAAADLDETVRYISLTLGDKKAAADFLDKFEKVTEEACMFPESGELLNNEFLPKGEFRKKYIGEYVCVYLYDKEKRKIYVIRIIYGRRDMTKQLKKL; from the coding sequence ATGGCTTGTGATTATGAATTGACGGATAAAGCTGCGGCTGACCTTGATGAAACGGTAAGATATATCTCTCTTACCCTTGGTGATAAAAAAGCAGCCGCAGATTTTCTTGATAAGTTTGAAAAAGTCACTGAGGAAGCCTGTATGTTTCCAGAAAGCGGTGAACTGCTGAACAATGAATTCCTGCCAAAAGGAGAATTCAGAAAAAAGTATATCGGTGAGTATGTATGCGTTTATCTGTATGATAAAGAGAAAAGAAAGATCTATGTTATCAGAATAATTTATGGCAGACGGGATATGACAAAACAACTGAAAAAACTGTAA